A portion of the Nerophis lumbriciformis linkage group LG37, RoL_Nlum_v2.1, whole genome shotgun sequence genome contains these proteins:
- the psmd4a gene encoding 26S proteasome non-ATPase regulatory subunit 4a, whose amino-acid sequence MGLESTMVCVDNSEYMRNGDFLPTRLQAQQDAVNIVCHSKTRSNPENNVGLITMANNCEVLTTLTPDTGRILSKLHAVQPRGNISFCTGIRVAHLALKHRQGKNHKMRIIAFVGSPVEDNEKELVKLAKRLKKEKVNVDIINFGEEEMNTEKLTAFINTLNGKEGTGSHLVTVPPGPSLADALLSSPILAGEGGSMMGLGASDFEFGVDPSADPELALALRVSMEEQRQRQEEEARRAAAASASDVAMPPASTDESEDALIKMSVSQPETGAAVLPDFSSMTEEEQIAYAMQMSLAGGEYNEMDTTVPMDATESVKEEDDYDVMQDPEFLQSVLENLPGVDPNNEAIRNAMGSLASQTGNKPDGKKDEEKKK is encoded by the exons TGTGGACAACAGCGAATACATGAGAAATGGAGACTTTTTACCAACGAGGTTGCAAGCTCAGCAAGACGCCGTCAACATAGTTTGTCACTCTAAAACACGCAGCAACCCAGAAAACAACGTGGGCCTCATCACCATGGCAAA TAACTGTGAGGTCCTGACCACACTGACACCAGACACCGGCCGCATCCTGTCCAAACTCCATGCTGTCCAGCCCAGGGGCAACATCTCTTTCTGCACAGGCATTAGAgtggcgcat TTGGCCTTAAAACACCGACAGGGTAAAAATCACAAGATGAGGATCATCGCCTTTGTAGGGAGTCCCGTGGAGGATAATGAAAAAGAA CTTGTTAAGCTGGCAAAACGCTTAAAAAAGGAGAAAGTGAACGTGGATATTATCAACTTTGGAGAAGAG GAGATGAACACAGAAAAGCTGACTGCCTTTATAAACACCTTAAATGGTAAAGAGGGGACGGGTTCTCACCTGGTCACGGTGCCGCCCGGACCCAGCCTGGCGGACGCTCTGCTGTCCTCCCCCATCCTGGCCGGCGAGGGTGGCTCCATGATGGGTCTGGGTGCCAGCGACTTTGAGTTTGGTGTCGACCCCAGTGCTGACCCGGAACTGGCCTTG GCGCTACGTGTTTCCATGGAGGAGCAGCGACAGAGGCAGGAAGAGGAGGCCCGCCGAGCCGCCGCAGCTTCTGCTTCTGATGTCGCCATGCCCCCGGCCAGTACAGATG AATCAGAGGACGCTCTAATAAAGATGTCGGTGTCTCAGCCTGAGACGGGGGCAGCCGTGCTCCCTGACTTCAGTAGCATGACGGAGGAGGAGCAGATAGCCTATGCCATGCAGATGTCGCTTGCTGGAGGAG AGTATAATGAAATGGACACAACAGTGCCAATGGATGCTACAGAATCTGTCAAG GAGGAAGACGATTACGACGTCATGCAAGACCCGGAGTTCCTCCAGAGCGTGCTGGAAAACCTGCCCGGCGTGGACCCAAACAATGAAGCCATTCGCAATGCAATGGGCTCCCTGGCCTCCCAGACGGGCAACAAGCCTGATGGAAAAAAGGATGAGGAGAAGAAGAAATGA
- the znf687b gene encoding zinc finger protein 687b: MGDMKTPDFDDLLAAFDIPDIDAKEAIQSAPDEAEGPHAAAGAPLGKTGNVVGSSMSPSDSQGDTPIVSVIVKNKVCVEAAGREDADTNQDAIDVIAGVDVGPRLGACPPGMVESDVLNHNGFRVSAPLSIGQSNGAPWTMNASKAAAETSGNGAAKSNKQGGNIFNRLKPLLGPGSGDPVGRARKMQLLQQQQDTGQEKADGIKAPLPSSSAGLAPTYFPPAKTLSEPPSALTSQPLNTTKPFNGAPKMAGYQHQQLEEEDEDSDTDLDSSLVIQESPDSPVSSQMKRSYKSDQPTLSTPSQPKSVDPPPGASLTLQLGSTENPQLEEKQSEHVIEERDSPESPEPEMPKATAQVASTKKCSSPAAASTPPSADLREPKEEEEEMEVGNGMDKASDESTDKAENSSEEKMEVDEGKPKVVPTEGEEAGVVSLAVLGAPSRPLKVRIKTIKTSTGGITRTVTRVAPKGGAGGKGQDPKGGGERKALVNKTQKTEASQQQKVSALNTLPVSTLAASSVMLAAATKVQNKLAASDKAKVSVTAVNITKSAALPATPAVASSPKFSVAASGISVRTATKGTANGAGGCNPPSNKPASIVNSTGAVISRSQSSLVEAFNKILNSKNLLPSYKPDLSAPPPPEWGLPLPATGYRCLECGDAFALERSLARHYDRRSLRIEVTCNHCAKRLAFFNKCSLLLHAREHKERGLVMQCSHLVMRPVTVEQMIGQQDVTPVGSVLSTSSSSPSSTAATSGAASAGSSPMKDAGSSAAGGQARQVRRTPQALMPLPCKKAESLHYNNYKCPECQTQFSSKAALVTHFQQIRAAPNSTCSQCSPPMMLPNSCAVSAHQRVHKHKAPYVCPECGGVARQPSFQTHLEEACLHFARRIGYRCSSCQVVFGGLNSIKSHIQTAHCEVFHKCPSCPMAFKSSPSAQSHISTQHPTLTGGQAKMIYKCVMCDTVFTQKPLLYMHFDTHLAKQKVHVFKCPDCTKLYAQKGSMMEHIKTAHRGPSAKQEAASEASSAAPAPSSGLKAKSSAKPDNSDGEDWGRDHEEEEEDDDDEDDDADDDYEAPAAAGGSAHPSTQTEWTCPQCQSTFTDNEDYLSHVKMEHGKFPCRICGGNFSTSSSLRRHERVIHEGNKRVFHCQYCTEGKRTFGSRFLLDKHIRLKHRGTEAPPMTRKRAATGGDVPGSSSEQDGEGIAPGSRPADEDENATEDGEEGSVPAKRTRVSAAELEEESSIFRCVPCGFSTEDGAEFQRHIPQHRADTASFQCLQCGVCFASAGSMGRHRFITHRVRGNQGEGDRGALRGSPDVSPSAAASSPQGLEDADGNLICKVCGRRFDKASDLNTHFRTHGMAFLTAHKTDKPQ; this comes from the exons ATGGGGGACATGAAGACCCCAGATTTTGATGACCTGTTGGCAGCATTTGACATTCCTGACATAGATGCCAAGGAGGCCATCCAGTCTGCCCCTGATGAGGCGGAGGGACCCCACGCAGCCGCCGGGGCGCCTTTGGGAAAGACTGGCAACGTCGTGGGGTCGTCCATGAGCCCCTCAGACTCCCAGGGGGACACCCCCATCGTTAGCGTGATTGTCAAAAACAAAGTGTGTGTAGAGGCGGCGGGTAGAGAGGACGCAGACACGAACCAGGATGCTATCGACGTGATCGCAGGGGTGGACGTGGGTCCCCGTCTTGGAGCGTGTCCCCCCGGGATGGTGGAATCTGATGTTCTCAACCACAACGGTTTTCGGGTGTCCGCGCCACTCTCTATTGGCCAGTCTAATGGCGCCCCCTGGACCATGAATGCCTCTAAAGCGGCGGCGGAAACTTCAGGCAACGGCGCAGCCAAGTCAAATAAACAAGGAGGAAACATTTTTAACAGACTTAAACCACTACTCGGCCCAGGTTCTGGAGACCCTGTGGGACGGGCCAGGAAGATGCAGCTGTTGCAACAGCAGCAAGATACGGGACAAGAGAAAGCGGATGGCATCAAAGCACCGCTGCCCTCGTCGTCTGCTGGACTCGCTCCGACTTACTTCCCACCTGCTAAAACACTCTCTGAACCACCTTCTGCGCTTACTTCACAACCGCTGAACACAACCAAGCCTTTTAACGGGGCCCCCAAAATGGCTGGGTATCAACACCAGCAGCTAGAGGAAGAGGACGAGGATTCCGACACAGATTTGGACAGTTCGCTCGTGATCCAAGAGAGTCCAGACTCGCCAGTTTCTAGTCAGATGAAGCGCAGTTATAAGTCAGACCAGCCTACGTTGTCCACTCCGTCTCAGCCTAAATCGGTGGACCCTCCCCCGGGGGCGTCACTGACCCTTCAGTTGGGATCCACTGAGAACCCTCAACTGGAGGAGAAGCAGTCAGAACACGTCATAGAGGAGAGGGACTCACCTGAGAGCCCTGAACCGGAGATGCCAAAAGCCACTGCTCAGGTGGCATCCACCAAGAAATGCTCCAGCCCGGCTGCGGCCTCCACGCCGCCTTCTGCTGACCTGAGGGAGccaaaggaggaggaggaggagatggaGGTAGGGAACGGGATGGACAAGGCGTCAGACGAGAGCACCGACAAGGCAGAAAATTCCAGCGAGGAGAAGATGGAGGTGGACGAAGGCAAGCCTAAAGTTGTACCCACTGAGGGAGAGGAGGCAGGGGTTGTCTCACTGGCTGTTTTGGGGGCTCCCTCACGGCCCCTGAAGGTCCGGATAAAAACCATCAAGACCTCCACGGGCGGGATAACTAGAACGGTCACCAGGGTGGCTCCAAAAGGTGGCGCTGGAGGCAAGGGTCAGGACCCTAAAGGAGGCGGGGAGCGCAAGGCGCTGGTGAACAAGACTCAAAAGACTGAAGCGTCCCAGCAGCAGAAAGTGAGCGCTCTTAACACCCTCCCTGTGTCGACACTCGCCGCCAGCAGCGTTATGCTCGCCGCCGCCACTAAAGTACAAAACAAGTTGGCTGCCTCCGACAAGGCTAAAGTGTCAGTCACTGCcgttaacatcacaaaatctgccGCTCTGCCAGCCACGCCTGCCGTGGCGTCCTCTCCCAAGTTCTCGGTCGCTGCCAGTGGGATCAGCGTGAGGACCGCCACAAAGGGGACTGCCAACGGAGCAGGGGGCTGCAACCCCCCATCCAATAAGCCCGCCTCCATTGTAAACAGCACAGGCGCCGTCATCTCCAGAAGTCAGTCAAGCCTGGTGGAGGCTTTTAACAAGATCCTCAACAGTAAGAACCTTTTGCCCAGTTACAAGCCCGACCTCTCGGCACCGCCGCCCCCCGAGTGGGGTCTCCCGCTTCCAGCCACGGGCTACCGCTGCCTGGAGTGCGGCGACGCCTTCGCACTAGAGCGCAGCCTGGCTCGCCACTATGACCGGCGGTCGCTGCGCATCGAGGTGACGTGCAACCACTGCGCCAAGCGGCTGGCCTTCTTCAACAAGTGCAGCCTGCTGCTGCACGCCCGCGAGCACAAGGAGCGCGGCCTGGTCATGCAGTGCTCGCATCTCGTCATGAGGCCCGTCACCGTAGAGCAGATGATTGGGCAGCAGGACGTCACGCCTGTCGGCA GTGTCCTCTCCACTTCGTCGTCCTCTCCCTCCTCCACCGCCGCCACATCCGGGGCTGCCTCTGCCGGTTCCAGCCCGATGAAGGACGCGGGGTCCTCCGCCGCGGGGGGTCAGGCTCGCCAGGTGCGGCGCACTCCTCAAGCGCTGATGCCTCTGCCCTGCAAGAAGGCTGAGAGTCTTCACTACAACAACTACAAATGTCCTGAGTGCCAAACGCAGTTCTCCAGCAAGGCGGCGCTGGTCACACACTTCCAGCAGATCCGAGCTGCTCCAAATTCG ACATGCTCGCAGTGCTCACCTCCCATGATGCTGCCCAACTCTTGCGCCGTGTCGGCCCACCAGAGGGTCCACAAACACAAGGCCCCGTATGTGTGTCCTGAATGCGGCGGCGTGGCCCGGCAGCCCAGTTTCCAGACACACCTGGAGGAGGCCTGCCTGCACTTTGCAAGGCGCATCGGTTACAG GTGCTCCAGCTGCCAGGTCGTGTTCGGAGGGTTGAACTCCATCAAGTCCCACATTCAGACGGCTCACTGCGAGGTCTTTCACAAATGTCCCAGTTGCCCCATGGCATTCAAGTCGTCTCCCAGCGCCCAGAGTCACATCAGCACGCAGCACCCCACGCTCACTGGAGGACAGGCCAA GATGATCTATAAGTGCGTGATGTGCGACACGGTCTTCACCCAAAAACCCCTACTGTACATGCACTTCGACACGCACTTAGCCAAACAAAAAGTGCACGTGTTCAAGTGTCCCGACTGCACCAAGCTGTACGCTCAGAAAGGTTCCATGATGGAGCACATCAAG ACGGCGCACAGAGGTCCGTCCGCCAAACAGGAAGCGGCGTCCGAGGCTTCCAGTGCTGCACCGGCCCCTTCGTCCGGCCTCAAGGCGAAATCCTCGGCCAAGCCGGACAACTCTGACGGCGAGGACTGGGGGCGAGatcacgaggaggaggaggaagacgacGACGATGAGGATGACGACGCAGACGATGACTACGAGGCGCCGGCAGCAGCGGGCGGCAGCGCCCATCCCAGCACGCAGACCGAATGGACATGTCCGCAGTGCCAGAGCACCTTCACAGACAACGAGGACTATCTCAGTCATGTCAAGATGGAGCACGGCAAG TTCCCGTGTCGCATCTGTGGAGGAAACTTCAGCACGTCGTCCAGCCTCAGGCGTCACGAGAGAGTCATTCACGAGGGCAACAAACGAGTCTTCCATTGCCA ATATTGCACAGAGGGCAAACGTACCTTTGGCAGTCGCTTCTTGCTGGACAAGCACATTCGGCTCAAGCACAGAGGCACAGAA GCGCCCCCGATGACGAGAAAGCGTGCAGCCACAGGCGGAGATGTTCCAGGAAGCTCCTCAGAGCAGGACGGCGAGGGCATAGCTCCTGGAAGCAGGCCGGCAGACGAGGATGAGAACGCCACAGAGGACGGCGAGGAAGGCAGCGTCCCCGCCAAGAGAACCAGGGTGTCTGCTGCAGAGTTAGAGGAGGAAAGCAGCATTTTCCGTTGTGTACCGTGTGGCTTCTCCACAGAGGACGGCGCCGAGTTCCAGCGCCACATCCCGCAGCACCGCGCCGACACCGCTTCCTTCCAGTGCCTGCAGTGCGGCGTCTGCTTTGCATCAGCCGGCTCCATGGGGCGCCACCGCTTCATCACTCACCGCGTGAGAGGCAACCAGGGCGAGGGCGACCGTGGTGCACTGCGTGGCTCCCCGGATGTCTCGCCCTCTGCCGCAGCCTCCTCCCCACAGGGGCTGGAGGACGCAGACGGCAATCTGATCTGCAAGGTGTGCGGCCGACGTTTTGACAAGGCTTCGGACCTCAACACCCACTTCCGGACCCATGGCATGGCCTTCCTCACCGCACACAAGACGGACAAGCCCCAGTAA